The Impatiens glandulifera chromosome 8, dImpGla2.1, whole genome shotgun sequence genome includes a window with the following:
- the LOC124913140 gene encoding taxane 10-beta-hydroxylase-like, which yields MEFDDMKLSNLHPMSTVFLSLLLPFILFLINNQRKKWTTSHENRAKVPPGSMGIPVVGQSLTLLWTMKSNTADKWVSDRVKKYGPVSKLSLFGKPTVLIHGQAANKFVFGGNSDQLGNSQTESLKTLMGEQNILELSGEDHKRVRGALVSFLKPECLKEYVGKMDQELQTHLQSHWSPAANTQKSITVSNSPLCLIHSFIHS from the coding sequence ATGGAATTTGATGACATGAAGCTATCTAATCTACATCCGATGTCCACCGTTTTCCTATCCCTTCTGTTGCCCTTTATCTTGTTTCTCATAAACAATCAGCGTAAGAAATGGACGACATCACATGAGAATCGAGCAAAGGTACCACCTGGCTCTATGGGCATACCAGTGGTGGGGCAAAGCCTGACTCTCCTATGGACGATGAAATCAAACACAGCCGACAAATGGGTTTCCGATAGAGTAAAAAAGTATGGTCCCGTGTCCAAGCTAAGCCTGTTTGGAAAGCCGACTGTCCTTATCCACGGCCAGGCCGCAAACAAGTTCGTATTTGGCGGCAACAGTGATCAGTTAGGGAACAGCCAGACAGAATCGTTGAAAACACTAATGGGGGAACAAAACATTCTAGAACTGAGTGGGGAAGATCATAAACGGGTGAGGGGCGCACTTGTATCGTTCTTGAAACCTGAGTGTTTGAAGGAGTATGTTGGAAAGATGGATCAAGAACTCCAAACCCACCTTCAATCCCATTGGAGCCCCGCCGCGAATACACAGAAAAGCATCACGGTAAGTAATTCTCCTCTCTgtttaattcattcattcattcattcatga
- the LOC124913139 gene encoding beta-amyrin 28-monooxygenase-like, which translates to MKNLTFNIICSLLFGLEHGSRREELLNCFQDLVAGLWSLPINLPFTQYRRSLKASLKITDLIKHVIREKKAKLAAAKGSTNEDIIASLISSKGSDEEIIHNMKLMLVAGHDTSAIVLSFIIRLLARDPVVYETLLQEQEGVSRSKGSRVLLTREDLGKMKYTWKVALEILRLVPPLFGGFRRALKDIEYEGFLIPKGWQVLWVSSMTHMDNNIFPDASKFDPSRFDNQGSIPPYCYIPFGAGPRVCPGYEFAKIEILVTIHYIVTRFKWKLCCDDNFFGRDPMPMPTQGLPIQIVQIVSKE; encoded by the exons ATGAAGAACCTTACTTTCAACATAATATGTTCTCTTCTATTTGGGCTGGAACATGGGTCAAGGAGAGAAGAGTTACTAAACTGTTTTCAGGATCTAGTAGCCGGATTGTGGTCACTACCCATCAATCTTCCCTTCACGCAATACAGAAGAAGTCTCAAGGCCAGTCTCAAGATCACTGACCTAATTAAGCACGTCATTCGCGAAAAGAAAGCAAAGCTGGCTGCTGCCAAAGGATCAACTAACGAGGACATCATCGCTTCCTTGATCAGCAGCAAAGGATCCGATGAAGAGATCATTCACAACATGAAGCTTATGCTGGTTGCAGGCCATGACACCTCTGCCATCGTCCTATCATTCATTATTAGGCTCCTCGCCCGCGATCCCGTCGTTTATGAAACCCTTCTTCAAG AACAAGAAGGGGTATCCAGAAGCAAAGGTTCTCGGGTGCTGCTTACAAGGGAAGATCTAGGGAAGATGAAATATACATGGAAAGTAGCTTTAGAAATTTTGAGATTGGTTCCTCCACTCTTTGGAGGGTTTAGGAGAGCCCTAAAAGATATTGAGTATGAAGGTTTCCTAATTCCTAAAGGATGGCAA GTTTTATGGGTATCAAGCATGACTCATATGGACAATAACATATTCCCAGATGCATCCAAGTTTGATCCGTCAAGATTTGATAACCAAGGAAGCATTCCACCTTACTGCTACATTCCGTTTGGAGCTGGACCTCGGGTATGCCCAGGATACGAGTTTGCTAAAATTGAGATTCTGGTCACAATCCATTACATAGTCACCCGGTTCAAATGGAAGTTATGCTGCGACGATAATTTCTTTGGACGTGATCCAATGCCAATGCCTACTCAAGGACTTCCCATTCAAATTGTTCAAATTGTTTCCAAGGAGTAG